Below is a window of Streptomyces sp. NBC_00223 DNA.
GATCCGCTTCACCAGCAAAATGCTCTTCCACCTGCGGCACGGAGAACTCGTCGAGGCGGACAACAGCACCATTCCCTACTTCACCGAGGCGTTCGACCGGCTCGTCAGCGCCGTATACGAGCGCCACTTCGCCGTCCGGCTGCTCCCGGGGCAGTTGCTCGTCTTCGACCAGTGGCGTTACGCGCACGGCCGACTGCCGCTGGGGACGGGCCAGGAAGCGATTCCGCCCGGGCAACGGCGCCTGCTCAAGCAGGGCTACGTGGGCCAGGCGGGCCTCGGAGGTGCTCTGTGATCCTCACCGGACCCGCCATCCGGCACGCCGTGGACCGCGGGGAGATCACCATCGACCCGTTCGACCCGGACCAGCTCAATCCCAACAGCTACAACTACCGTCTCGGTGACGTGCTGAAGGTGGCTGTCGGCGGGCCTGCCGACCCTCGCCAGGACACGGAACTGGAGACCATCCGTATTCCGTCGAGTGGGTTCGAGCTCCAACCGGGCACTGTCTACCTCGGTGCGACGGTCGAGCGGATCGGCAGCCCCCGCTACGTGGCGAGCCTCATCGGGCGGTCCTCGCTCGGACGTCTCGGCTGCTTCCTTCAGATCTCCGCCGATCTCGCGCAACTCGGCGCGCTGCACCGGTGGACGCTGGAGATCGTCGTCGTCCAGCACCTCACCGTCTACGCCGGGATGCGCATGGGCCAGGTGTCGTTCTGGGAAAGGGTGGGTGCCGGGGCGCCTTACGTCGGCTACTACGGCAGGCTCGACGATCCGTCCCCCTGCTCCCCCAGCGCCCTGGCCGGCATCGCGGTGCAAGAGGGGAGCGCGGCGTGATCCTCACCGGACCGGAGATCCACGCCCGGGTCAGGAGCGGAGAGATCGAGATCGATCCGTTCGATCCCGTCCTCCTGAGCCCCAACAGCTACGACTTCCACCTCGGCACCACCATTGGCTGGTACACCGAGACTCACCTCGACTGCGCGCGGGAGAACGCGTTCGGGATCCACACGATCCCGCCCGAGGGCCTGCTCCTCTCTCCTGACCGGATCTACCTCGCCGCCACCGCGGAGCGCATCGGCAGCGACCACTTCGTGCCCATCATCCGTGCCCGTAGCAGTGTTGCGAGGCTGGGCCTGTTCGTCCACGTCACCGCCGATCTGATCGACATCGGCTCCCACAGCCATCTCACGCTGCAACTGCACGCGGTCCGGCCGGTGAGGATCTACCCGGGGCTGCGAATCGGACAGGTCACATTCTGGGCAGTCCAGGGCGAGATCGTCCTGTACGACGGCAAGTACCAAGGTGCCGAGCAGCCGATGGCCTCGCAGA
It encodes the following:
- a CDS encoding dCTP deaminase; the protein is MILTGPAIRHAVDRGEITIDPFDPDQLNPNSYNYRLGDVLKVAVGGPADPRQDTELETIRIPSSGFELQPGTVYLGATVERIGSPRYVASLIGRSSLGRLGCFLQISADLAQLGALHRWTLEIVVVQHLTVYAGMRMGQVSFWERVGAGAPYVGYYGRLDDPSPCSPSALAGIAVQEGSAA
- the dcd gene encoding dCTP deaminase — its product is MILTGPEIHARVRSGEIEIDPFDPVLLSPNSYDFHLGTTIGWYTETHLDCARENAFGIHTIPPEGLLLSPDRIYLAATAERIGSDHFVPIIRARSSVARLGLFVHVTADLIDIGSHSHLTLQLHAVRPVRIYPGLRIGQVTFWAVQGEIVLYDGKYQGAEQPMASQIHRDFEGR